The following nucleotide sequence is from Gymnodinialimonas phycosphaerae.
TCGAGCACCATGGCGATGTCTTCGGGGCGCAACGAGACATGAGTGGCCTCGGCGGCGGCCTTTGCGATAATCGGCTGGCCCCAGGGCAGCACGGCTTGGCCGTTCTGTCGGACGACCGGTAAAACATTGGTTTGCCCCAGGAACTCTGCGGCAAATCGGGTGCGGGGTTGGCGGTAGAGCGCCACGGGCGCGCCTTCCTCGATGATCCGCCCCGCCTGCATCACAAGGATCCGATCCGCCAGCGCCATGGCCTCGGCCTGATCATGGGTGACATAGATCGCGGTGATGCCGAGGCGGCGTTGCAGAACCTTCAGATCGTCGCGCAACTGGTCACGCAGCTTGGCGTCGAGGTTCGAGAGCGGCTCATCAAACAGCAGGATATCAGGCTCGATCACCACAGCCCGCGCTAGGGCCACGCGCTGTTGCTGCCCGCCGCTCAACGCCTTTGGGTAGCGCTCCGCGAACGCGCCAAGGTCCACCAGATCGAGGGCGGCGGCCACCCGCGCATCGGCATCAGCGCGCGCGATGCCCCGCATCTTCAACCCGAAACCGACATTGGCGGCGACCGTCATGTGCGGGAACAGGGCATAGGACTGGAACACAAGCCCGAT
It contains:
- a CDS encoding ABC transporter ATP-binding protein, giving the protein MSTLHLDGIAKSFGDATALHALSLSVADGEFVTLLGPSGCGKTTLMRIIAGITQPDRGEIRIDGRAIHALPPERRNIGLVFQSYALFPHMTVAANVGFGLKMRGIARADADARVAAALDLVDLGAFAERYPKALSGGQQQRVALARAVVIEPDILLFDEPLSNLDAKLRDQLRDDLKVLQRRLGITAIYVTHDQAEAMALADRILVMQAGRIIEEGAPVALYRQPRTRFAAEFLGQTNVLPVVRQNGQAVLPWGQPIIAKAAAEATHVSLRPEDIAMVLDPEGPGEVRSVTFLGASVECRVAFGDLEIRMRDTGSGVALPAVGQRVSFNTRTPPHPLGEVELMALP